From one Malus sylvestris chromosome 1, drMalSylv7.2, whole genome shotgun sequence genomic stretch:
- the LOC126626943 gene encoding uncharacterized protein LOC126626943, protein MANADSHNFTKTICSICYEDLKPTSEDLQSISICGHVFHELCLQQWFEYSARTKKYTCPVCKQNCKQKDAGRLYFQSVGDAADATQRPISKCEEDPQVLRREVKRLEVAELGIRLAFDLQGKELKELKEELCQCKEVAQKEVVLKNEALKQQAYMQLQLTMKTEALDKSTMERLRLQERNMALAKELAAFKLVSDLDLDEDEVSKLSTLGNGANTKDTIDILRKSLEMSKRNYKELINKYNGLAREARESKKLEQEAKEKIKKMKTRVQEMEMVVEVKDNEILRALKASKTTRGEGIMQNGERCNTNSVSVNNSSEVQRKHPYAPIGKLDRIEKLENDLLCHRKTENSNFTDHMDLSCTKDGTSTTVHDKVRDAYSLGDKGASKLSTAKRGLSNPKLKEPTYEDVVNQKCTRLRSDAVSDTRKETPTCNNTARTPAADVVILDDVEQDQPMFNIRKESPVPQPLPGTGDVCFSGGLLGPDGTNRFLGKWCKRGLNKGSESRQNPSADSGNLIAVGADGRGGRIKVLRSLNHSTVDNKENAPGTKRFKSGSKANSVQSQGCLQIEHFFGRVGR, encoded by the exons ATGGCCAATGCAGATTCCCACAATTTTACCAAAACAATCTGCTCAATCTGCTACGAAGACCTCAAGCCCACTTCTGAGGATCTCCAATCCATCTCCATCTGCGGCCATGTCTTCCACGAGCTCTg TCTACAACAGTGGTTCGAGTACTCTGCGAGGACGAAGAAGTACACTTGCCCGGTGTGCAAACAAAATTGCAAGCAAAAGGATGCCGGCCGGCTTTATTTTCAGTCGGTGGGGGACGCGGCGGATGCGACTCAGAGGCCGATTAGCAAATGCGAGGAAGATCCCCAGGTGTTGCGTCGAGAGGTGAAAAGGTTGGAGGTGGCGGAGCTGGGAATTCGTTTGGCTTTCGATCTTCAGGGGAAGGAGCTTAAGGAGCTCAAAGAGGAG CTTTGTCAATGTAAGGAGGTGGCACAGAAAGAAGTTGTCTTGAAAAATGAAGCCTTGAAACAACAAGCATACATGCAGCTACAGCTTACGATGAAAACTGAG GCTCTTGATAAATCGACTATGGAGCGTTTGAGGTTGCAAGAAAGAAACATGGCATTGGCCAAAGAGCTTGCAGCATTCAAACT GGTATCTGATCTAGATCTGGATGAAGATGAGGTTTCAAAGCTTTCCACTCTTGGTAATGGTGCCAACACCAAAGACACGATAGATATTCTTAGAAAGTCCTTGGAGATGAGTAAAAG GAATTACAAAGAATTGATAAACAAATACAATGGTCTTGCACGAGAAGCTCGTGAGAGCAAAAAACTGGAGCAGGAGGCTAaagaaaagattaaaaaaatgaag ACAAGGGTACAAGAAATGGAGATGGTTGTCGAAGTAAAAGATAATGAAATTTTGAGGGCTTTAAAAGCTTCAAAGACAACTCGGGGTGAAGGAATTATGCAGAATGGTGAAAGATGTAACACTAATTCAGTGTCTGTCAACAATTCATCAGAAGTTCAAAGAAAACATCCGTATGCACCCATTGGTAAGTTGGATAGAATTGAAAAATTGGAAAATGATTTACTGTGTCATAGGAAAACAGAAAACTCAAACTTCACTGACCATATGGATTTAAGCTGTACTAAAGATGGTACAAGCACCACTGTTCATGATAAAGTAAGAGATGCCTACTCTTTAGGAGATAAAGGTGCTTCAAAACTTTCTACAGCTAAGCGTGGACTTTCAAATCCCAAATTGAAAGAACCAACCTATGAGGATGTTGTTAACCAGAAGTGCACTCGGTTGAGGTCAGATGCAGTTTCTGATACTAGGAAAGAAACTCCTACTTGTAACAATACTGCCAGGACTCCTGCTGCCGATGTTGTGATTCTGGATGATGTTGAACAAGATCAACCCATGTTTAACATTAGAAAGGAGTCTCCTGTCCCACAACCACTTCCCGGAACAG GGGATGTATGTTTTTCTGGTGGCTTGCTTGGGCCTGATGGAACAAACAGGTTTTTAGGTAAATGGTGCAAGCGGGGTCTGAACAAGGGATCAGAATCAAGGCAAAACCCAAGTGCGGATTCTGGTAATTTGATTGCTGTAGGAGCTGACGGAAGAGGTGGAAGAATCAAAGTTCTTAGATCACTGAATCATTCAACAGTG GATAATAAGGAGAATGCACCGGGGACAAAGCGCTTCAAGTCGGGGTCTAAAGCAAATAGTGTGCAGTCCCAAGGGTGCTTGCAAATAGAACACTTCTTTGGGAGGGTTGGTAGATGA